Part of the Calditrichota bacterium genome is shown below.
TTCGGTAAATGATCGCTTTGCTGAGATAGAGAACCGGCAGGTCGAGCAGTTTATTCAAGGCAAGGAATAGAATGTTGATAATCCGGCCGGTCCGACCGTTGCCGTCGGAGAAGGGATGGATAGCTTCAAACTGATAGTGAACGATAGCCATCTTGATCAATGGATCGAGCGCGTCATCAAGATGAATGAAGTCTTCGAGATTCTTTAGTTTGTCCCGAATGACCGATTCGCCTTCGGGCGGCGTGTAGATAACTTCACCCGTTGAGGCATTGGAGATCGTCGTGCCTGGCGTGTTCCTGAGGCCGGCCTGATTGCCCTTGATGATCTGGACGATCTTCACAAAGAGATTGGTCGAGAGAATCGGCCGCTTCTGTAACGAGTTGAATCCCGACCATAGTGCTTCCCGATACCGCAAAACCTCTCTGGTCGCCGAATCAACTGTGCTAGATTTCACTGCAAAGGCCTGGAATAGCGCGTCGTTTGTGGTGACAATGTTTTCAATCGCCGAGCTATCCTTGGCTTCCTGGAGGATCAGGGAATCTACAAGGACGGCTTGATTAGGAATGGTTGCGCCAAGCCCTTTCAATTCGGCCAAAGCCCGTCCAGCTTGGATTGCCTTGCGCAGGATAGGCTTGGATTCGACGTCCGCCTTCGGTGGTAACGACGGGAGATCGTTGAACGCTTTACGAGGATCAAAGGTCAATTCAGCTATTCTCATCGCTGAAGAACTCGTCCAACAAGTCCCTGCCCTGTTCACCCATCGTTTCAAGCAATTGCTTGACCTGGCGCAGTGCCAACCGGGATGGCGTTGTCTTCCCATTTTCCCAACGATTTATCGAAGGGAAAGTCACGCCGATTTTGGCTGCAAATCGCTCCTGACTGAGGCCGGTTCGTTGGCGAACAGTGCGGATCAAACGCGGGTAGTCCTTCCCCACTTTCAAGCGCTTTGAGGCTCCATTTGATTGTGTGTTTGGGATTGAATGATTGATATGGCAGACTATATAAGTATAGCGAAGAATGGGCAGCGAGTCAAGTCATTTTGGCCGCTGGACAACCATGATCCGACGCAACAAGAGAGCAGCCGTTGCCGGCTGCTCTCTTGCGGGTGGCTGGGCTTTCAGGCGCTCAGCAGCCTCGCCATCTCCTCCTTTGACCGCAGGCGGGAGATGTGGAGTTCCTTGACCCGGTCGAAGAGCGCCTTGCCCTTCAGCAGAGCCAAGTCCTCACCCGGATTCATCGCCTTGATGATCCTGCAGAAGTCGGCCTTGGTGCGGGCGACGCTCACCCCGCGCTGCTTCGCCAAGGCCCAGAGTTCCTTGACGGTCATCTTGGAGACCTCGGTTGTGGTCTCGCCGGTTTCACCGGATCCACTCTCGCAGATCCTGGTCATCTGGTGGGCGCTAGCGTCGGAAGACCCAATTCCTCTTGGCTGCCCAAATTCTATAACGCACTCAACGGATTCTGCTGGGCATCGCGCGCCTGTCCCGCACCGAATCCCATCTTCTTCTCCGCTTCCCGCCAACTGCCTCACTTCGACTTGCATTCGCCGCTAACGGCACCGCACCTTCGTCGCATAACAAAGTCGTTATCCGACAAGAGGTTAAGCGGGATTCCTATGTTCGCCATCCAACAGGGACGCTTCGGCGTCGAAATCGAAACCGCCGGCGTCGATAGAGTCCGGATCGCCGAATCCGTAGCCGCTTCCACCGGCGGCACCATCACCGCCACCCATCATTCCACCTACGACGCCACTATCATCACCGACGACCAGGGGCGCCAGTGGAAAGTCCAAAACGACTCGTCCATCGCCATTGTCAACGGCCATCGTGGCTCCGAAGTCGTCACCCCGGTGCTCGTCTATGAAGATATCGGTCGCCTTCAGGAAGTAGCGCGAGCCTTGCGATCAGCAGGTGCCCGAGTGCCCGCCTCTACCAGTGTCCATGTTCACGTCGATGCCCAACCCCATTCGCCCCATAGCCTCTCCAACCTTGCCAAGATGGTCCATAAAAATGAAGACCTCCTCTTCGAAGCCTTGCGCGTCCGACCCGAACGCCGAAGCCGCTATTGCCAACCGATGAACGATCAATTCATCGCCCGCATCGCCAAGGCACGACCCCGCACCGACCGCAAACTGAACGAATACTGGTTCGGCTCGTATAATCCAAACCCCATTCATTATGACCGCAGCAGATATGCCGGGCTCAACTACCTCAACCTCTTTAGAGACATTCATACAATTGAATTCCGCTACTTCAATTTTGTCGGCGCAATCCATGCCGGCGTGCTTAAAGCCTGGGTGCAACTCTGCCTGGCACTCTCGGCAAAAGCCCTCAACTCCCGCTCCGCCAGCCATAAGAAAATATTGACCGACAATCCACGTTTCAATTTCCGGGTCTGGCTCGTATCAAGCCTCGGCATGGTGGGCGATGAGTTCAAGACCGCACGCTATCATCTAATCCGATACCTGCCCGGCAACAGCGCCTGGCGCTATGGACCGCCGGCCAACCTCCTATCAAGTCAAAGGATCGCCCCCCGTGGATAACCCCATCCTCTACTTCGCCTACGGAGCCAATCTCGATTGCAAGGCGATGCGTTCACGCTGCCGCGGCTGCCAACCCGTGACGAAA
Proteins encoded:
- a CDS encoding Fic family protein, giving the protein MTFDPRKAFNDLPSLPPKADVESKPILRKAIQAGRALAELKGLGATIPNQAVLVDSLILQEAKDSSAIENIVTTNDALFQAFAVKSSTVDSATREVLRYREALWSGFNSLQKRPILSTNLFVKIVQIIKGNQAGLRNTPGTTISNASTGEVIYTPPEGESVIRDKLKNLEDFIHLDDALDPLIKMAIVHYQFEAIHPFSDGNGRTGRIINILFLALNKLLDLPVLYLSKAIIYRKNEYYRSLRAVTEKGLWEPWILFMLEAVQETASFTRKKILAIRELMFETMGRAKKELPPRAYSKELIELIFRQPYTKTQVLVEAGLAERKTAAVYLRQLERTGILKSQKIGRETLYLNVGLFDLLSKR
- a CDS encoding helix-turn-helix transcriptional regulator — translated: MKVGKDYPRLIRTVRQRTGLSQERFAAKIGVTFPSINRWENGKTTPSRLALRQVKQLLETMGEQGRDLLDEFFSDENS